ACGCGGCGTTCAGCACGCGTTTGAGCGTGCGGAGCGCAGGCTGCGGAAGCGCCGTCAATTCAGCTGCGAGGTTGGCGACGGTTTCGTCGAGCTGCGTTTGTGGGACGACGCTCGTCACGAGTCCCCACGCGAGCGCTTCCGCGGCGCTAATGCGACGGCCGCGCATCACCATGTCCTTGGCGCGACCGAGTCCCGCCATCCGCGCAATGCGCTGACTTCCGCCGCTGCCGGGGATCATGCCGAGGCGAATCTCCGGAAGCGCCATCAGCGTACCTTCGGCGGCAATTCGCCAATCGCACGCGAGCGCAATCTCGAGGCCAACACCGAACGTGAACCCTTGCAGCTGCGCGATCACCGGCTTTGGACAGCGTTCGGAAGCGCCGATGTTCCACGCCAAGTCGGAGAGCGCTTCGGGATCTTGCTCGAGGAATTGCGCGATGTGTCCACCGGCGCTGAACGCTTCGTTTCCGGCGCCTTTGATGACGATGACCCAAACGTCGTCGTCGTTGGTCAACTCGTCGAACAGCGATGCGAGCACGCGCCGTGCAGCGAAAGGAACCGTGTTGTGATGTTCGGCATCGTCGAGAACGATCGTCGCAACGTGACGCTGCGGCTCGCGCTCGAGGTGCAGGGCGTATTCGCGCAATTTCGCTGCGTCGTCAATGAGATTCACGATCGTAGGCTCACTCCTCGGCGCTCGTATTCTCCGGCGCGCAGTTTGGTACGAAGGATCTTTCCCGACGGTGACTGGGGAATCGCGCGAACGAAGATATACTCGCGCGGACGCTTGAACTGAGTCATGCCGCAGGAACGCGCGTATGTTTCCAGATGTTCTTCCTTCACCTCGCCGTTCGCTGGTTCGACGAAAGCGACG
Above is a genomic segment from Candidatus Baltobacteraceae bacterium containing:
- a CDS encoding enoyl-CoA hydratase-related protein; this translates as MNLIDDAAKLREYALHLEREPQRHVATIVLDDAEHHNTVPFAARRVLASLFDELTNDDDVWVIVIKGAGNEAFSAGGHIAQFLEQDPEALSDLAWNIGASERCPKPVIAQLQGFTFGVGLEIALACDWRIAAEGTLMALPEIRLGMIPGSGGSQRIARMAGLGRAKDMVMRGRRISAAEALAWGLVTSVVPQTQLDETVANLAAELTALPQPALRTLKRVLNAAYDAPLHVAMDLEGREYARLRTTPDFIEGVTAFSAKRKPNFPSFRTTNRSG